cattatcaagttcgtagagcattaatcatgattaccatcctaaagcaaggctaagcatcatttACTTTTTCATAACCCAAAACAATACtaaggtgacaaggatgataagaaaaaactaaGGTAACgtctaactcttgggattcttaacaaattattagcatgcatgtttataaaacaaaatatttagaaACTGGGATAAGTATATTCAAAAACATAACTTGCCTTCGCTgcactcagttgggtcttcaaaatcttgatcctgcaaaccttctagctcctctgaAACGTTGACATCTACTCGCAACATATGcagaaaaataacaacacataaacaccaagatccaaaagaaccaaacatcacacaacaaacatcatcatcacaagattacatTATCCCGGACAATTCGGCGAAAGAACGGGTCAGAACGGAGCTACAatttacaagttatgatttttcaaaGATTAGAACAGGGCTGAAAAGACTATCTataaatgaaattatgttgctaagaATGTTTTAGGATTTgtccaaagccatctatgattttctaagatttttctggaattttctatcatttatttgaattataaaactatttaaaaccattaaatagaattaaataaacctataaaacatttTCATAAATTAATTTTGctattgattattattttttagaattatttttatactaaaaactatTAAGTATGCAATATTTAACTATTATGACATCATCAAagcaattaaaacaattaaaagaaaaacaaatactGACTGAGCTGTTGACCGAGCACTAGAGCTGACATGGCATGACACATAAGCAAAATCGCTGACGTGGCTGGCTAACTCGGCGAATGACGTGGCAAGGAgtctgactgggattatgtgaGACACGTGACGCCCTGTGATTGGCTATTGAAGGGGTATGAGCTGATTTAATCCTCACCATTGAATCAAGATCCAACGGGTGAGATGCACTGGTGCTCAGCTCCGGCGGGTAGAGGGCGACGGCAGCGGCTTCCGTGGCGGTGCAGCGCTGGAACCTCACCGGAAAGACGCTCCAGCGACTTATCTACTCCGGCAAGCGGTGGAACATGGTTGGGGAGGCACAGAGAACTCACCTAGGGTATGTGTCGGTGTCGGAGATGCTCCAGCGAGGCTAGCGATGGCGACGGGCAACGCAAAGCTTTAGAGCTCGTCGGAACTCGGCTCTGGGCGTCGATTTCTTCTCGGCGAGTTGGGCAAAAGCTGTGCAATGATCTAAGGAAGCTCTAGGGTCCCATATTTATAGGCGGGCGGCTACCATATCTTCAATTCGAATCAGATTTGAAaggagaggtggcggcggctcaAACTCAATCCTAATGATCCAAATGCGCTTGGGTCTCTATCTCTTGAGCAAAAGCGCACGCATAGCTCTGggattcttcctccttttaCTCAATAGCTTATGTCCAACGCAATCCCGCAAATTTGATTGAGAGCTCGTGCGGCTGGCGGACTCTCTTGCGCGTTCTTCACGGTTTTGGCTCGGGCTTTAGCAAAATTGTCACGGGCTTGAGCTTCTAGATGTTTTGGTGATCTCGTTGAGCGGTTGGGCGGTCAAAATCTGGCTCGGAGACAATGGCGTCCACGCGCACAGTACTGGCGGCTTGCTGCTGCCGTACCGAGCTgagcagagagggagggaagagaggagagagcggTTGGGCTGGGCCAAAACAGAGAAACAGGAGAGGGGAAGGAGAGATGGGTTGGGCTGAGTCGGGCGGGCCGAGctgagagagggaaggagaggaggagaggaatgaGCTTTGGCCTTTTTCATTTTAAAACTTTTcaatttcaaaactattttactcatgtatatatatacatacaaggtaTATACTACACATATATAGCTCACATAGCCaagcaatcaagcaagcaataaaatacacacacacacacacacacacacacatatatatatatatatatatatatatatatatatatatatatatatatatatatatatatatatatctacaaacattctttttatagaaaaaaaatagctctcaatgtatatatgtgtttatacacataacacacatatttgcatatatgtatatacatgtataaggcacatatacacacttagggttcatttaattttgcaaattcttttatcTTCTTTGGAAAAGTTTTTTTACTTTCATGATTTTATGAACTTGGGCTGTTACATTTGAACATATACAATAGAGACCTCCAGAATCACCCGTACATAGCAAGATACTAAGGCACGCTGATAATATGAAAAGAGGTAATAGTTGACCAAACTTAACATGGTAAGAGTATGTAAATAAACTTGATGGAATGGAGTATCCAAAAAACCATCCATGTAAAGAAGCATGTGGAAGTTCGCTATCCACCTACTAGAATTATAACTTATACATCAGTCTTTgtgtaccgttattacttttactattactagtacatttatttattattgtattattatcatctttttagttggattttGTGGGTTTCATTTCTAGCCTACCCAATTTGCTTGGGTCAAAGGTTTTGTGAATTTTGTAGCTTGTGGTTGAAAGGAGCATATTTCACTTTTATTGTTCACATTTGGAATAAAAGACTGTTTGGTTGGGCTGAGACATTTTCAAAAGCTGCTTATAGAGAAGTTATTTTTGAATTGGCTTTTAATGTagatgaaatatataatatatgtgtgaggaaccgtctaaacagTATTTTAATTCATCATTAAGTTGATGATTTACTTAATCacaacttcaacgattaaccaaaatactatcccgatagtcccggcacgtgttttgtgcctaagaccAGAACACATGCTTTACaaacataagcaatcacaatcaaacttaataaagagcgagtaattaaattatagtacaagttcttaagcatttacaaGTTTACAATTTACGGCAAAAGAGATCCAGaaggatactaaaactgatcaacacttagccaaaagagaaactacgcggAAACAAAAGCCATGGACCACAAAAAGTGGGTGAAACCATATGCTCTCAGGCTTCACCTCAAAAGAACGACCACTGAGTAGTTGTCTACTCATACCCGTCACCCTCGACAGTAGTGGCGGGCCCAGGTTTTTTAATTTAGGTGTACATACAGTATTATGTATAGCTAAATTTTTTTCGATAACCATAAATATTAAACAACGTCCAGATACAAACTCTAAAATAAAACTTATTCATAATAACGACAGCATCCaaactctaaaaaaaaatcaaaattacaaTTCAACTTTACGGTTCTTCATCTTTTGAAATGCAACTATGATGGCATCATCCTCAACTTGCAAAAAGAAGTCCCGCTCAATAAAAGTGACCAAACAATCATTCATGTATTGACTCCTCATTTTATTCCTTAGCTTATTCTTCACATAAGTCATTGAAGAGAACACCCTCTCAACACTAGCTGTCGCTACAGGAAGAATTAGCACCAATTTGATAAGCTTGTAAACAACTTTGAAAGTGCCGCTCttctttgtttcaacaagcTTAATAGAAAGATCGGCAAGATTTTTCACATCTTTAAACCTCTCATCCCTTCGCACATCTGCGATATAATTTCTTAGTTGATTGGGAAGTTTCAACATTTCATCCTTTGTGAAATCCTTAGGATAAAATTGAGCAAGCTTAACCAAATTCTCCTTATCAAATGCAGCAAATGAATCAATAGGATTGAATGATGCCATGCAAATAAGTAATTTTGTGTTCACCTCATCAAACCGGTCATTAAGCTCTCGAAGTTGTCTATCAATGACACCCAAAAACATATCAACATGAAAGCGGTGTTTATTTGTAACTTTACCATAGAACCTTGCAGATCTTCCAACCGGCTTGTAGCGACCATCCATATCAGCAATTTTGATCTTATGCTTCACACAAAAAGAAATGACACCTTGAAAGAAAGTATCCCATCCATCATCTTCCCGCAATAACTGCAATTGTTCCTTTGTGGTATAAACAAGAGAAATAGCATTAACAATATCTTGTTCCCTCTTTTGCAAAGTATTGCATAAGTCATCTGTGTACCCAAATATTTCTTCCATCAAATGCAACAtgaaaacaaactcaaatgactcaAATGATGTCAACATAGTTTGAGCCGATATAGCCTCCGTCCCACTATAGTCTTCCCCAATCTTGATGAGAACATTCCGAATTGGTTGGTACAAAGCAATAATATGCAATATAGTTTTATAGTGAGATCCCCACCTTGTATCACCTGGTCTTCCCAATCCCATCTCTTGATTCAAACCCTGATCGGTTTCAAGTTCACCCAATTCCAATGATTCAATGATAGACTCGGCTTGAGCCACTCGAAGCATTCTTATCTTCTTACAAGAATTCCCAAGAAcatttaataaatataaaagtTGTTGAAAAAACCATTGACAATCACCACTCTCCTTAGCAACAGCAACAAGAGTTAATTGAAGTTGATGAGCAAAGCAGTGAATATAATAAGCAGAAGGAGACTCATCCATAATAAGTTTCTTCAAACCATTAATGTGACCCTTCATGTTACTAGCTCCATCATATCCTTGCCCACGGACCATCGAAAAGCTCAACTGATGATCCATAAGCAAATTTCCAATTGCAGTTTTTAGTGTTAAAGATGTAGTGTCTTCAACATTGACAACACCAAGAAATCTCTCAACTGGCTTTCCCTTTTTATCAACATAATGCAAGCAAAGAGCCAATTGTTCATTTAGGGACACATCACTAGATTCATCAGCAAGTATCGAAAAATGTTCATTACCAAGATCCTCCATAATAAGCTTAGTAGTTTCCTTGGCACAAGAGCTTATGAGATCCTTTTGTATCTTGTGGTctatcattttatttttttcggaGCATTCTTTAGAACCACCTTGTTAACTTCTTGAAAATTATTTGCTAGAAAATTTAAAAGCTCAAGgaaatttcctttatttttagAATCTTCACTTTCATCATGCCCACGAAAAGCCAACCCTTGTCTCAAGAGAAACCTTATGCACCTAAGTGACCATGTCAAGCGGGCTATGTAAAGAACCTTGTACTGTTTGGTTGTCGAAGCAAATGACTGCTCAATTGATGTTTTAGGTTTCACAAATAAATCGTATTTCTCTTGAGCTTGATTGTGAGCACTATTAATATCACCAACATGTTTCTTAAATGCCTCTTTATGATTCCAATTTTTAAATCCCCCATTCACAAAAGCATCTCCACCAGCACAACTATTATCCTTGAACAAATAACAAACAAAGCAAAATGCAGCCTCTCTATCCACACTATACTCAATCCAATTATAAGTATCAAACCAAGTAGGCACAAATCGACGCATACCTCTAATCATTCTTCTTTCAAAATTATGATCACGTGGTTGACAAGGCCCCAATGCAATGAATCTCCTTCTCACCCTATCTTGATCATTGATATCATAATCTGCAATTGGAATCCTCTTCCCAGGATCACGCGGAAGCAAATCAACATCATAAATTCCATCATTACTGTCATCCACTTGACCCGCTTCATTCTCTTCAGCCTCTTCATGAACTGCATCGTCATTGTCATCATTTTCAATGATTGTGGACAATGGAACTGGGAGATCAGGTTCCGTGCTAGCAGCAATCTCAATCTCATTGTCAGGCACAGGCAATTGAATGGAAGGAGAAGATGAATTGATTTCAGCTGATGTCTTTTTTGACTTTGCAGCTTTACTCCACAGAGTTTTCAAATCAATTGTCTTTCTCTTAATAGACTGCCCAGATGACTTCATAATCCcctctagaagaaaaaaaaagtgagcaATTGAGCATGTGACAAACAATGAGAATAACAACATCAGTGAACAAAAAAGAACACCATGCTCTGTCCCGCACACTTGCATTTCACATCAAAATCAGCAAGTTTAATTTAGTAACTTCAATACAAATCTCCTATTTAGCAACAGATCACCAGCTGATCCTATGACCTATGGATGTGAACATGATGTCTGAGGACTGAGGTAAAATGATGGATGAAAGCAATGGTGCCATTTTCTTCATGGAGAAGTAGTGataattgttttgttgcaactCAGTAAGTCACTAATCTAAGAAGATGGAGTCGTACACTGTTGGACAGTTGGAGCTAAATTTGATTGCTTGTAATTTGGTTAGTACTTGACAGATTTTCCTTcttacatttcaagcaagcatGGAAGCTGGGTCACACTCACCAATGGAGACAGAGCCCTCAGCACCTGCGCCCAGGCTCGCGCTCGCCACTGCCCTacccgtgccgccgccgccgatgcccGCGCCGCCGTCGCTGTGCCCGTCGCTGGCGCCCGCGCCACCAAAGCTGCTGGCctccgcgccgcctccgccgctggCGCCAGCCATATTCTAGGTTTTGTGGAAGCGAGATGTGGATTGTGGAGCGTGGAGCACTCGAGCTGTTGGTGTGGCGTACTGGCGTGGGCCGTGGGGTTTGGGGAGGCAGCAAGCCAGCAGGTAGGGAGCCAGCATGGGCTTGGGCTGTTAGATGGTTGGGTGGGTTGATGGGGACCATGGGGTGGCCGGGTGGGAGGTCAGAAGCTGGCACGCTGGCCACGTTCGGCTGTATTGGCTTGCTATTTTTGCTCAATATCTAATACTTCatatatactagtatatatagaaaatttttgcacaaatatttgggtGTACATCTGTACACCCATGACCTAACGTGGGCCCGCCCCTGCTCgacaggcgtgaagtagccaaagatcaACTCCTCCTCGACCGTAACACCTgaaaagcagcgtgagtacgaaggtactcgcaagacttaatctataatgggaacttataaatagcccgactccaaagatcatgcatttggatattagcaagaaaaggtcacatggttaagtaaatttcatatgtgAAAGCGAATTTGACATAAAAATGTGTGAATATCGATACTAGACCAAAGTAATAACTAACCCATAAACATCAattgaacataatgtaaaagggACCATAGGAATAAAATCTGTAAAGCACAATCTGAACCCATTAaccacctcaatccacattcgtaactctacgactgctgcaaatggacagaagcatgctcatgaccgagagcgcggtatttcaaaatatttttataccctacagggatactcctttacctacacgacttgaggaccatacagcttgcatGACTACACAGGTCCAtataagggggtactcatgtcaaccttttccaataagccccaaTCGTTTGATCATGCACTaataggtgcgggggtcatccagaactacttcAGGAGTAAACTGGATACCCCACCGACCTCATGCCCGACACCATTGACCCGCACGCCAAAaaaccacagctacaaaggtaataggcttatcgttcccatatacgacatgtagtaagcaagggaagtgctaaagccaactgtaaCAATaatcgatgcttaaacgatgcaagtagtctacggtgtctgggttcctctcccgacctacctaggggaactccacatggCAGGAGaaatacccctaacaccacccacatcttgactcaacctcaccactcatccaaccaacaccatcaacctaTCATTGCGATCATAGTGTAAGTAATTAGACCTATGCTCGCgaatgatgaaacatttcaccattcgacttctaccgaagaacctaagcatggctaagcaattcgaTTAGCCTTTGAATTAGACATCATCATGTTAAAGCCcagctacaaggatatggaattCCAATACTCAATATAGGAAAGTAATACATCAATATAGGCTCTACCCATACCAAACCTAACAACAACTCGAACTTAtgtataacatacataaagcatatttatcaatttatatcatAAGAGATCCAGATTATtgggagaagtatgcttagatgctttccttgatgatcaggtgaccgcctaatgctacccgTGCAACACTCGTAGAATTTCGGTAGATcggcgtcgccttcaaccacggtcgTGACACGCtctggttcttcgttcactaaagaagaacatgtgcaatgatgagcatgaatgaaatatacaatgtatgctacaacattcataacaacaagctaaaggtgtaagacatacGGAGGAATAACAAAACTTGCGATCTAAATAACGCTGAAAAAAATGacaggaggccggagactccgggttctggaACCTCCGGGCTATCCTTCGGACTGGGGTCTCGGTCAGGTCGGACATTCCGGGTGAGGCTCTGAGTGGGGCTATCTGCTAACTCTAAAATGAATCTACCTGGACTCTCTAGGTTCTAgccgagttgagttctaaagtgtttttcCTCGATCGATTTcactcgcatgttaaatctatgcTACACGAACATGTATATGCACTATACAAGGGGTTCTAGATTTATATTACACTCTAACCCCGCATGAATTTTGAATACAATTCAATGAGGTTTTCACTGGGCTACTCGAACTATCCGGGTTGTCCAAAGAGGTTTCTTCGAGGGGGAAAAACTCGgtcgatttgatttgcaagCCTCTCCAAGCCAAAGAGAAACATGTTTGGGATAGTTCGTAGAGTCTAGAAcccactcaccaacctagcaacacgattcctaactcaaatctcacccaaatccttattttagctccaaagctcaagaattcAAGAACTCACAACTTTAGTTCCAAACTTAAAATCGACCGACCAAATCATGCATTCTTGTCATGGGAAGCCTAAAAGACTTACCCACGGTGTCTGTGGAGGTTGATGACCATCGGAGGATGGAGGAAACACTcggaaagaggaagaacgccGACGTTCCTCattcttcaaccaagaacaccaaaacgagtcaaaaccggctcgaatcttccaagaaaatgaaaataaattgaatgaatgagtagcttatgagctcgtgatcgcgtgagtaccacatgcatacctcaaaacTTCTCTTGAAGTCGGATTTTgggaagagggagagagtgcttgagagagggagggagagatggagctCTCAGCTCCTTGGGCTGGTTGGGAGCAcaagagtgagagagagagggggtgggtgGGGCAGCTGCTACCCATAAGAGAGAGGGGGTGGTTGGTCCACTCCGGTGGGGCTCACGTGTTAGAGACACAAGATATTTTCAACataatttctattcttttctctctcgaattaccttctctcatccgattgactttaaacgaattgcactagCATTCCAAGTAAATTGATCCAAAATTAATCATGATCCTAATGATgtataattagacttaattacgtgattacggTTTCGGGACATGACAATATGTAATATCCATCAAAGCATCATATCTAATAAGCAAAACTTCTTCAAACCAGCTTCTGCCTTCTAATAATAATAACAGAAATAGACTATTTAGTTTAACTTTCTACTTCTAAGTAACAAAAGCTAACAGAATCTGAACCAAACAGAGCCTAACACAAGATCCTATTCTCTTGTTGCAACTTCGTCACGCGCTATTTGAGCCTCGGAATGAAACGCCCTATTTGAAAGAGGGAATATTTTCAATTACTATTGGAAAATGATTTCTATGACATTCCCGTGTGTCAATCAAATTCTAATCGAGTCCAGTTTTAGGTTACAATTTTACATGAAAACGTGCTAATATCTCTAGGATTATTTTCCATCAACCTAAGTACTTGACCAAGGAATTATTAATACTAGCTACAATAATGCTGTTGTGATGTTGTAATTACATTGTTGACGATCGAAAACCCCAGGAACAGAAAATGAAATTAGACTAGAGATGGCAGTGTTGATCTGAGTACTTAGGTTTCCATCAACCTAAGTACTTGTGTCGCTAGGTTTGAAGCCGACAATGGCAGTGTTGATCTGGGTCTTTATCCTTCACGTGGTTGAGGGCGGTGGCACCAATGGAGTTTCTCGGCCGTTCCAGTGATGTGGCCACCGATGTTCGTTCAGTGGGTCAAATGTGTTCTGGCTGCGATCCGAGATGTTAGCTGTTGCGGTGTTTCCAAGGTTTGGGGCCCATCATCTAGGTCGGTTGGAGGGTTGAGCTCTGACATCGGTGATCTGCGTTATGCTCGTGCGCATGCGTGGCCAACTAGGCCGCTCGGCACGGCATGGCCCATGCCCTGCTAGGCATGACCTGTTTAGGCTTGTTAGCCAAATTGGTCGTGCCGTGCCAGTCCACGTGCAGAGCCTCATGCCCATGCATGACCCACTTATGATCGTGCCGTGTTCGGCTAGCCCATGACATAGCAGGCACGATGAGTTTTTTCAACCCGTTAGCATGATTAAAATTGGCAAATCGCAAAAAATTGAGGTCACTGGGAATTGAACCGAAGATCTCATGCATTTGAGTTAGGTGCACTATCATTGTGCTATGAAGCTGTGTTGGTATTAGAACTAAACAAAATATAtaagatatttaaaaaaataaaaaacttaaacgGGTCGTGCTATGCCGACCCGGCGTGCCATGGCTACAACCTAGGCACGACCCAGACCGTCGTGCCGTGCCTACTAGACCCGTTTATCATCGTGTCGTGTCATGCCTAGCCCGAGCTGAAATAGTCATGCCTCGTGCCAGCCCATTTGGCCCGACCCACTTAGCCAGCTTTACTCGTGCAGGGCGACGATGGTCGACATCGGTGGCGGAGAAAGAAGATTACAGGAGGCCATGCTTTTACTTCTTTGTATTTTCTGTCTTGTCAGGGGTCTGAATGTAAAAGGGATATATAGTGCTTCTAATTTAATATGAATCTCACTCCTTCTCGCAAAAAAATATACTATTGATAGGCGAAGCGTCGATTTACCAGTATGCCCCATAATCTGCAATGATGGagtagtttttttctttctaaaaaacAATGATCAAACACGTGTATTGGAGATTACGTCTCAAACACCGGTAAATGAGAATCGAGGTAGCAATAGTGCTTAATTGATTAAATCGTCTGCGTTGGAAAGAAAAGGGTTGCTGTTAAACAGAACATGAATATAAATCAACACTGGTagaatttcaaataaaaatttaacaGATGCAGATAAAAAAATTGTGCAGTTAGTCGGAATGCAGACATGATTGATCAATGGTCAACAGtctcaacaacagaagcagtCAACAGTCAAGCAGATTCATGATGGGATAACTGGAAAAAATTAAACAAGAACGAAAAAGAACAGAGGCTGTGCCTATGTCAACTCAAGGGTTAAACTAGTAATCGTGGTAGTTGAAGAAAAAAAGTTCTAAAAAGAACCAGTAAACGTAGTCAGCTGACCTGCAGGCTCTAACACGCAAGCAACTTTTCTTTGAAGTTCAAAACATTCTGATAGTCCATATGACATAATAGTTGCTGATAAGAGCCTGGGGCCAGCAATAGGGAGACAAGTATTAGTTAAGTACCTTGGCACCATATGAAACTCAAAAGGTAAACACACACATCAGGTCATGAGAAGCACGTCTCTATAAAGCTATTATCTTCCTTCAATCATGTACTAATTGCACTGAGAGTACCTGCTAATTGAATCTCAAATAGAGATTCACCATAGTCACTTGGCACGACGAAAAACATGCGGCCAATGCCCCATCATTCCTTGTGCAAGAACCAAGGCAGCAGGTTGGCCATGCCTTCGTTCATCCTCGCTCTTGTGCTGCTTCTCTCCTTGTCCAGCTCGTGCACCGAGCAGGAGAAGAGCTACCTGCTCCAGTTCCTCGGCGGGCTCTCACGGGACGGTGGCCTCGCCGCGTCGTGGTGGAATGGCACGGACTGCTGCACATGGGACGGCATCACCTGCAACGCAAACAGGGAGGTCACCGAGGTTTCTCTGGCATCTAGAGGTCTGGAAGGGCATATCTCACCGTCCATGGGAAGCCTCAAGGGCATGTTGCGCCTCAACCTGTCGGGCAACTCTCTCAGCGGCGGCCTCCCGTTGGAAGTGATGTCCTCCAGCAGCATGGTTTCTCTCGATGTCAGCTTCAATCGCCTTAGCAGGGGCCTGCAAGAACTGCCATCATCGATCCCTGGACGGCCTCTGCAGGTACTGAACATCTCGAGCAATTTCTTTACTGGATCTTTTCCATCCACCACATGGGAGAAGACTAGAAACCTGATTGCGCTGAATGCGAGCAACAACAGTTTTACGGGATGGATGCCTTCATCTTTCTGCATCAGTGCGCCATCCTTTGCAGTGCTTGACCTTAGCTACAACCGATTCAGCGGCCATATCCCCCCAGGGCTAGGTAACTGCTCTGCACTTAGAGTGTTCAAGGCTGAACAAAACAACATAACTGGGACTCTCCCGGATAAACTCTTTGATGCTACCTCATTAGAATACCTCTCCCTTTCTAACAATTGGTTGGAAGGAACACTTGACGCTGCACATATACATAAGCTCAGAAATTTGATTTTCCTTGATTTAGCAATGACTCGGCTCAGTGGCAAGATCCCAGATTCTATAGGGCAGCTCAAGAGACTCGAGGAGCTTCACCTGGCGCACAATAACATGTCAGGAGAGCTACCAACGGCTCTGAGCAAGTGCACAAGTCTCACAACCATCAGCCTCAGGAGAAACAACTTCCAGGGAGAGCTTGTCAAGGTCAACTTCTCTGCCCTATCCAATCTAAAAACTTTAGATCTTTACTCAAACAACTTCACCGGCACAATTCCAGAAAGCATCTACTCATGCAGTAATTTGACTGCGCTGCGGTTATCTGTAAACAAGTTCCATGGTCAGTTGTCAAAGAGAATAGGGAATCTGAAGTCCCTCACCTTCCTATCACTTACCCGcaacaattttacaaatataacgaATACTCTTCACATCCTAAAGAGCTCCAGGAACCTCAGGGCCCTGCTAATTGGAGTGAATTTCAGGCATGAGGTCATGCCACAAGATGAAACCATGGATGGTTTTGAGAATCTTAAAGTCCTGGGCATACATAACTGCTCATTGTCTGGAAAGCTACCGGTTTGGTTATCAAAGCTCATGAATTTGCAGGTGTTGTTGTTATCGAACAATGAACTGAATGGCCCAATACCATCTTGGATCAACACCCTACACTCCCTGTTTTATATAGACATATCAAACAATAGCCTTACAGGGGAAATCCCAACATCATTAATCGAGGCGATGCTGCAAGCGGAGAAGACTACAGCTTATTTGGATACAAATTACTTTGAGCTACCTGTTTATCTGTCATCAGCATATCAATACCGCTCGCTCAATGCTCTCCCCCAATTTTTAAATCTTAGCAGTAATGACCTCACTGGTGTAATCCCCCTGAATATTGGTCAGTTGGGAGCACTTGCTTCGCTTGATTTGAGCTTCAATAACTTATCCGGGGGAATCCCACAGTCAATCTGCAACCTCAAAAAACTCATGGTCCTCGACTTGTCTAACAATCATCTCACAGGTCCAATACCTCATGCATTGGATGGCTTATATTTCCTATCTGAGTTCAATGTTTCTAACAATGACCTAGAAGGACCAATTCCAAGTGGAGGCCAGTTTGACACATTTTCAGAGTCTAGTTTCGACGGGAACCCAAAGCTATGTGGACCTATCCTTACTCGTCCTTGTGGTTCAACAGAAGCGCGTCCAGCCTCAATTGTTTCGACAAGAAAAGCTATCGACAAGACCGTCTTTGTGATTGCCTTTAGTGCTTTCTTTGGTGTAGGGGTACTGTATGATCAGATGGTCTTATCAAGGTTTTTCAGTTAGTGTTACTCCAGTATTCA
The nucleotide sequence above comes from Phragmites australis chromosome 4, lpPhrAust1.1, whole genome shotgun sequence. Encoded proteins:
- the LOC133914723 gene encoding uncharacterized protein LOC133914723; translated protein: MAGASGGGGAEASSFGGAGASDGHSDGGAGIGGGGTGRAVASASLGAGAEGSVSIEGIMKSSGQSIKRKTIDLKTLWSKAAKSKKTSAEINSSSPSIQLPVPDNEIEIAASTEPDLPVPLSTIIENDDNDDAVHEEAEENEAGQVDDSNDGIYDVDLLPRDPGKRIPIADYDINDQDRGKPVERFLGVVNVEDTTSLTLKTAIGNLLMDHQLSFSMVRGQGYDGASNMKGHINGLKKLIMDESPSAYYIHCFAHQLQLTLVAVAKESGDCQWFFQQLLYLLNVLGNSCKKIRMLRVAQAESIIESLELGELETDQGLNQEMGLGRPGDTRWGSHYKTILHIIALYQPIRNVLIKIGEDYSGTEAISAQTMLTSFESFEFVFMLHLMEEIFGYTDDLCNTLQKREQDIVNAISLVYTTKEQLQLLREDDGWDTFFQGVISFCVKHKIKIADMDGRYKPVGRSARFYGKVTNKHRFHVDMFLGVIDRQLRELNDRFDEVNTKLLICMASFNPIDSFAAFDKENLVKLAQFYPKDFTKDEMLKLPNQLRNYIADVRRDERFKDVKNLADLSIKLVETKKSGTFKVVYKLIKLVLILPVATASVERVFSSMTYVKNKLRNKMRSQYMNDCLVTFIERDFFLQVEDDAIIVAFQKMKNRKVEL
- the LOC133916091 gene encoding receptor-like protein 2; this translates as MPSFILALVLLLSLSSSCTEQEKSYLLQFLGGLSRDGGLAASWWNGTDCCTWDGITCNANREVTEVSLASRGLEGHISPSMGSLKGMLRLNLSGNSLSGGLPLEVMSSSSMVSLDVSFNRLSRGLQELPSSIPGRPLQVLNISSNFFTGSFPSTTWEKTRNLIALNASNNSFTGWMPSSFCISAPSFAVLDLSYNRFSGHIPPGLGNCSALRVFKAEQNNITGTLPDKLFDATSLEYLSLSNNWLEGTLDAAHIHKLRNLIFLDLAMTRLSGKIPDSIGQLKRLEELHLAHNNMSGELPTALSKCTSLTTISLRRNNFQGELVKVNFSALSNLKTLDLYSNNFTGTIPESIYSCSNLTALRLSVNKFHGQLSKRIGNLKSLTFLSLTRNNFTNITNTLHILKSSRNLRALLIGVNFRHEVMPQDETMDGFENLKVLGIHNCSLSGKLPVWLSKLMNLQVLLLSNNELNGPIPSWINTLHSLFYIDISNNSLTGEIPTSLIEAMLQAEKTTAYLDTNYFELPVYLSSAYQYRSLNALPQFLNLSSNDLTGVIPLNIGQLGALASLDLSFNNLSGGIPQSICNLKKLMVLDLSNNHLTGPIPHALDGLYFLSEFNVSNNDLEGPIPSGGQFDTFSESSFDGNPKLCGPILTRPCGSTEARPASIVSTRKAIDKTVFVIAFSAFFGVGVLYDQMVLSRFFS